A section of the Telopea speciosissima isolate NSW1024214 ecotype Mountain lineage chromosome 3, Tspe_v1, whole genome shotgun sequence genome encodes:
- the LOC122654680 gene encoding putative pentatricopeptide repeat-containing protein At3g23330 isoform X2 — MSRRIHLSNWVDKINTLVRRGQSRDGLLLFYKLHKSGDWITGYLLSAVLKCCTELEVAEEGKQAHCAILKHGFHQDVVLMTSLVGMYSKCISIEEARRVFHEMPETDVVATNSLITGLCRHHLTSDAVQLFESMSERDVGSWNCFDNMPAKNVVSWTSLMVGYGKHGLGLEALKAFDRMEMEGILPNKVTFLGILFACSHAGLVREGWRSFNTMVCKYTIQPMMEHYTCVVDLFARAGHLKEANDFIERMPIEPDAKLLTAFLRSCFSFMNVELTKRIGQRVLELKPEAGAYMLLSNFYGVIGDLDGIVKVRKLMMDRGVRKEKAYTWIEINRRVHAFESGDRSHPLHEEISNYMKNLIAKLKIYGYVPNTNMVVQNLDEHKKEEILLGHSEKLAIGLGLISTPAGTRITIVKNLRVCNDCHDLTKLISRIEEREIVARDSSRFHHFKQGECSCGNHW; from the exons ATGTCCAGAAGAATCCACCTAAGCAATTGGGTTGATAAGATTAATACTCTAGTCAGACGAGGGCAAAGTCGTGATGGTCTACTTCTGTTCTACAAACTCCACAAGTCAGGAGATTGGATAACTGGGTATCTTCTCTCAGCTGTTCTCAAGTGCTGCACAGAACTTGAGGTCGCTGAAGAAGGCAAGCAAGCTCATTGTGCAATCCTGAAACATGGGTTCCATCAAGATGTCGTCCTAATGACGTCCCTCGTTGGTATGTACTCTAAGTGCATTAGCATTGAAGAAGCACGCCGTGTCTTCCATGAAATGCCTGAGACAGATGTGGTTGCAACAAACAGCTTGATCACTGGTTTGTGCCGACACCACTTAACATCGGATGCAGTCCAATTGTTCGAAAGTATGTCTGAGAGGGATGTAGGATCATGGAA TTGTTTTGATAATATGCCAGCCAAGAATGTAGTTTCCTGGACTTCTCTCATGGTGGGTTATGGGAAGCATGGCTTGGGGTTGGAAGCTCTCAAGGCATTTGATCGAATGGAAATGGAGGGAATCCTCCCTAACAAAGTAACTTTCTTGGGTATCCTATTTGCATGCAGTCACGCTGGACTAGTGCGGGAAGGATGGAGGAGCTTCAACACCATGGTCTGCAAATACACTATTCAACCCATGATGGAGCACTATACATGCGTGGTGGATCTTTTTGCAAGGGCTGGGCACCTCAAAGAGGCCAATGATTTCATAGAGAGAATGCCAATCGAACCAGATGCAAAGCTTTTGACTGCATTTCTGAGATCATGTTTCTCCTTCATGAATGTAGAGCTAACAAAGAGAATTGGGCAAAGAGTACTCGAATTGAAGCCTGAAGCGGGAGCTTATATGTTGTTATCTAACTTCTATGGTGTGATTGGAGACTTGGATGGGATTGTAAAGGttagaaaattgatgatggatagaGGGGTAAGGAAAGAAAAGGCATATACATGGATTGAGATCAATAGAAGGGTCCATGCTTTTGAGTCAGGAGATAGATCCCATCCCCTCCATGAAGAGATCAGTAACTATATGAAGAATCTCATTGCGAAGTTAAAAATTTATGGATATGTACCAAACACAAACATGGTGGTGCAAAATCTGGATGAGCACAAAAAGGAAGAGATACTTCTCGGTCACAGTGAGAAGCTTGCAATTGGATTAGGACTCATCAGCACTCCAGCAGGGACCCGAATTACAATAGTCAAGAACCTGCGAGTATGTAATGACTGCCATGATTTGACAAAGTTAATttcaaggattgaagaaagggaAATTGTAGCAAGGGACTCCAGCAGATTTCACCATTTCAAGCAAGGGGAATGTTCTTGTGGTAACCATTGGTGA
- the LOC122654680 gene encoding pentatricopeptide repeat-containing protein ELI1, chloroplastic-like isoform X1 encodes MSRRIHLSNWVDKINTLVRRGQSRDGLLLFYKLHKSGDWITGYLLSAVLKCCTELEVAEEGKQAHCAILKHGFHQDVVLMTSLVGMYSKCISIEEARRVFHEMPETDVVATNSLITGLCRHHLTSDAVQLFESMSERDVGSWNCLISGLAQNFEGEKALSFFRKMRSEGKEIDFTTMVSVLSVCADLAALVNGKQIHGLVIKYGFEPYLPIGNAMVDMYGKSGCMDDACVCFDNMPAKNVVSWTSLMVGYGKHGLGLEALKAFDRMEMEGILPNKVTFLGILFACSHAGLVREGWRSFNTMVCKYTIQPMMEHYTCVVDLFARAGHLKEANDFIERMPIEPDAKLLTAFLRSCFSFMNVELTKRIGQRVLELKPEAGAYMLLSNFYGVIGDLDGIVKVRKLMMDRGVRKEKAYTWIEINRRVHAFESGDRSHPLHEEISNYMKNLIAKLKIYGYVPNTNMVVQNLDEHKKEEILLGHSEKLAIGLGLISTPAGTRITIVKNLRVCNDCHDLTKLISRIEEREIVARDSSRFHHFKQGECSCGNHW; translated from the coding sequence ATGTCCAGAAGAATCCACCTAAGCAATTGGGTTGATAAGATTAATACTCTAGTCAGACGAGGGCAAAGTCGTGATGGTCTACTTCTGTTCTACAAACTCCACAAGTCAGGAGATTGGATAACTGGGTATCTTCTCTCAGCTGTTCTCAAGTGCTGCACAGAACTTGAGGTCGCTGAAGAAGGCAAGCAAGCTCATTGTGCAATCCTGAAACATGGGTTCCATCAAGATGTCGTCCTAATGACGTCCCTCGTTGGTATGTACTCTAAGTGCATTAGCATTGAAGAAGCACGCCGTGTCTTCCATGAAATGCCTGAGACAGATGTGGTTGCAACAAACAGCTTGATCACTGGTTTGTGCCGACACCACTTAACATCGGATGCAGTCCAATTGTTCGAAAGTATGTCTGAGAGGGATGTAGGATCATGGAATTGTTTGATTTCGGGCCTTGCCCAAAATTTCGAGGGTGAGAaagctctttctttcttcagaAAAATGAGGTCAGAGGGAAAGGAAATTGATTTTACGACCATGGTTAGTGTCCTTTCAGTTTGTGCCGATCTGGCAGCCTTGGTTAACGGTAAACAGATCCATGGCTTGGTAATTAAATATGGATTTGAGCCATATCTTCCAATTGGGAATGCTATGGTTGACATGTATGGTAAAAGTGGTTGCATGGACGATGCATGTGTTTGTTTTGATAATATGCCAGCCAAGAATGTAGTTTCCTGGACTTCTCTCATGGTGGGTTATGGGAAGCATGGCTTGGGGTTGGAAGCTCTCAAGGCATTTGATCGAATGGAAATGGAGGGAATCCTCCCTAACAAAGTAACTTTCTTGGGTATCCTATTTGCATGCAGTCACGCTGGACTAGTGCGGGAAGGATGGAGGAGCTTCAACACCATGGTCTGCAAATACACTATTCAACCCATGATGGAGCACTATACATGCGTGGTGGATCTTTTTGCAAGGGCTGGGCACCTCAAAGAGGCCAATGATTTCATAGAGAGAATGCCAATCGAACCAGATGCAAAGCTTTTGACTGCATTTCTGAGATCATGTTTCTCCTTCATGAATGTAGAGCTAACAAAGAGAATTGGGCAAAGAGTACTCGAATTGAAGCCTGAAGCGGGAGCTTATATGTTGTTATCTAACTTCTATGGTGTGATTGGAGACTTGGATGGGATTGTAAAGGttagaaaattgatgatggatagaGGGGTAAGGAAAGAAAAGGCATATACATGGATTGAGATCAATAGAAGGGTCCATGCTTTTGAGTCAGGAGATAGATCCCATCCCCTCCATGAAGAGATCAGTAACTATATGAAGAATCTCATTGCGAAGTTAAAAATTTATGGATATGTACCAAACACAAACATGGTGGTGCAAAATCTGGATGAGCACAAAAAGGAAGAGATACTTCTCGGTCACAGTGAGAAGCTTGCAATTGGATTAGGACTCATCAGCACTCCAGCAGGGACCCGAATTACAATAGTCAAGAACCTGCGAGTATGTAATGACTGCCATGATTTGACAAAGTTAATttcaaggattgaagaaagggaAATTGTAGCAAGGGACTCCAGCAGATTTCACCATTTCAAGCAAGGGGAATGTTCTTGTGGTAACCATTGGTGA
- the LOC122654680 gene encoding putative pentatricopeptide repeat-containing protein At3g23330 isoform X3 — MSRRIHLSNWVDKINTLVRRGQSRDGLLLFYKLHKSGDWITGYLLSAVLKCCTELEVAEEGKQAHCAILKHGFHQDVVLMTSLVGMYSKCISIEEARRVFHEMPETDVVATNSLITGLCRHHLTSDAVQLFESMSERDVGSWNCFDNMPAKNVVSWTSLMVGYGKHGLGLEALKAFDRMEMEGILPNKVTFLGILFACSHAGLVREGWRSFNTMVCKYTIQPMMEHYTCVVDLFARAGHLKEANDFIERMPIEPDAKLLTAFLRSCFSFMNVELTKRIGQRVLELKPEAGAYMLLSNFYGVIGDLDGIVKVRKLMMDRGVRKEKAYTWIEINRRVHAFESGDRSHPLHEEISNYMKNLIAKLKIYGYVPNTNMVVQNLDEHKKEEILLGHSEKLAIGLGLISTPAGTRITIVKNLRVCNDCHDLTKLISRIEEREIVARDSSRFHHFKQGECSCGNHW; from the exons ATGTCCAGAAGAATCCACCTAAGCAATTGGGTTGATAAGATTAATACTCTAGTCAGACGAGGGCAAAGTCGTGATGGTCTACTTCTGTTCTACAAACTCCACAAGTCAGGAGATTGGATAACTGGGTATCTTCTCTCAGCTGTTCTCAAGTGCTGCACAGAACTTGAGGTCGCTGAAGAAGGCAAGCAAGCTCATTGTGCAATCCTGAAACATGGGTTCCATCAAGATGTCGTCCTAATGACGTCCCTCGTTGGTATGTACTCTAAGTGCATTAGCATTGAAGAAGCACGCCGTGTCTTCCATGAAATGCCTGAGACAGATGTGGTTGCAACAAACAGCTTGATCACTGGTTTGTGCCGACACCACTTAACATCGGATGCAGTCCAATTGTTCGAAAGTATGTCTGAGAGGGATGTAGGATCATGGAATTGTTT TGATAATATGCCAGCCAAGAATGTAGTTTCCTGGACTTCTCTCATGGTGGGTTATGGGAAGCATGGCTTGGGGTTGGAAGCTCTCAAGGCATTTGATCGAATGGAAATGGAGGGAATCCTCCCTAACAAAGTAACTTTCTTGGGTATCCTATTTGCATGCAGTCACGCTGGACTAGTGCGGGAAGGATGGAGGAGCTTCAACACCATGGTCTGCAAATACACTATTCAACCCATGATGGAGCACTATACATGCGTGGTGGATCTTTTTGCAAGGGCTGGGCACCTCAAAGAGGCCAATGATTTCATAGAGAGAATGCCAATCGAACCAGATGCAAAGCTTTTGACTGCATTTCTGAGATCATGTTTCTCCTTCATGAATGTAGAGCTAACAAAGAGAATTGGGCAAAGAGTACTCGAATTGAAGCCTGAAGCGGGAGCTTATATGTTGTTATCTAACTTCTATGGTGTGATTGGAGACTTGGATGGGATTGTAAAGGttagaaaattgatgatggatagaGGGGTAAGGAAAGAAAAGGCATATACATGGATTGAGATCAATAGAAGGGTCCATGCTTTTGAGTCAGGAGATAGATCCCATCCCCTCCATGAAGAGATCAGTAACTATATGAAGAATCTCATTGCGAAGTTAAAAATTTATGGATATGTACCAAACACAAACATGGTGGTGCAAAATCTGGATGAGCACAAAAAGGAAGAGATACTTCTCGGTCACAGTGAGAAGCTTGCAATTGGATTAGGACTCATCAGCACTCCAGCAGGGACCCGAATTACAATAGTCAAGAACCTGCGAGTATGTAATGACTGCCATGATTTGACAAAGTTAATttcaaggattgaagaaagggaAATTGTAGCAAGGGACTCCAGCAGATTTCACCATTTCAAGCAAGGGGAATGTTCTTGTGGTAACCATTGGTGA